The Brasilonema sennae CENA114 genome includes a region encoding these proteins:
- a CDS encoding SDR family oxidoreductase, which yields MKKLLITGASGFLGYHLCQIAKQEYSVYGTYFSHSLEIPGIKMLKVDLTDFQQLKQIFTDFQPTAVIHTAALSQPNFCQTHVEESYAINVTASCNIAGLCADDSIRCAFTSTDLVFDGLNAPYRETDPVCPVNIYGEQKVMAEKGMLERYPMTAICRMPLMFGMETPTATSFIQSFIQTLQEGKELNLFTDEFRTPVSGKTAAKGLLLALEKVNGHIHLGGKERISRYDFGRLLVEIFYIPANQLKACLQQDVKMSAPRPSDVSLDSTKAFNLGYQPLSLKEELQDLYKFPANQSS from the coding sequence ATGAAAAAACTATTAATTACTGGTGCTAGTGGTTTTTTAGGATATCATCTTTGCCAGATTGCAAAACAAGAATACTCAGTCTATGGAACTTACTTTTCTCATTCTTTAGAAATTCCAGGCATCAAAATGCTGAAAGTTGATTTGACAGATTTTCAACAACTCAAACAAATATTTACTGACTTTCAACCAACAGCCGTCATCCACACCGCTGCACTATCTCAACCAAATTTTTGTCAAACTCATGTAGAGGAATCATATGCAATCAATGTCACAGCATCCTGTAATATTGCTGGACTTTGTGCCGATGATTCTATTCGTTGCGCTTTTACGTCAACAGATTTGGTTTTTGATGGTTTAAACGCTCCTTATCGTGAAACTGATCCTGTATGCCCTGTTAATATTTATGGTGAGCAAAAAGTCATGGCTGAGAAAGGTATGCTAGAACGTTATCCCATGACTGCTATTTGTCGTATGCCATTAATGTTTGGGATGGAAACACCGACAGCAACAAGCTTTATACAATCATTTATTCAGACTCTTCAAGAAGGCAAAGAATTAAATTTATTCACAGATGAATTCCGAACACCCGTCAGTGGCAAAACTGCAGCGAAAGGGTTGTTATTGGCATTAGAAAAAGTTAACGGACACATTCACTTAGGAGGGAAAGAAAGAATTTCACGCTATGATTTTGGCCGTTTATTAGTAGAGATTTTTTACATTCCTGCCAATCAACTAAAAGCGTGCCTACAGCAAGACGTAAAAATGTCAGCACCAAGACCATCTGACGTTTCTTTGGACAGTACCAAAGCTTTTAATTTAGGTTACCAACCTCTCTCCTTGAAAGAAGAATTACAAGACTTATACAAATTTCCTGCTAACCAATCTTCTTGA
- a CDS encoding GNAT family N-acetyltransferase — protein sequence MQIPQLETQRLILRGFREEDLDAYTQMCSDPEVMRYIGEGKPLSRWESWRSMAMMLGHWQLRGYGMWAVEERSSGEMIGRIGCWKPEGWIGFEIGWTLRRTYWGHGFATEAAKVTMNYAFGELQQSHVISLIRPQNTASIRVAQRLGEKLEGKTEMFGSEAVIYGIHQEDWLAGNLYKSCNSSFKERGW from the coding sequence ATGCAAATTCCTCAACTTGAAACCCAACGTCTTATCCTACGGGGATTTCGCGAGGAAGACCTTGATGCTTACACTCAGATGTGCAGCGACCCCGAAGTTATGCGCTACATTGGCGAAGGAAAACCTTTATCCCGTTGGGAGTCTTGGCGAAGTATGGCAATGATGCTTGGTCATTGGCAACTACGAGGATATGGTATGTGGGCTGTTGAGGAACGTTCTAGCGGTGAAATGATTGGGCGGATAGGCTGCTGGAAACCTGAAGGCTGGATTGGTTTTGAAATTGGTTGGACGTTGCGACGAACTTATTGGGGACATGGTTTTGCAACAGAAGCAGCAAAGGTAACGATGAATTATGCTTTTGGTGAGTTACAGCAATCCCATGTGATTAGTTTAATTCGTCCGCAGAATACTGCTTCAATCAGAGTTGCCCAGAGATTAGGAGAAAAACTGGAAGGAAAGACAGAAATGTTTGGAAGTGAGGCGGTTATCTACGGTATTCATCAAGAAGATTGGTTAGCAGGAAATTTGTATAAGTCTTGTAATTCTTCTTTCAAGGAGAGAGGTTGGTAA